A single genomic interval of Gallus gallus isolate bGalGal1 chromosome 10, bGalGal1.mat.broiler.GRCg7b, whole genome shotgun sequence harbors:
- the GLDN gene encoding gliomedin isoform X2 — MVDLCNSTKGICLTGPPGPPGPPGLDGLPGYNGSDGAPGVPGQKGEPGLNGKRGKMGVPGPKGDQGEKGEPGEIGLPGKDGMPGVKGARGAKGEKGDANNDVILEGAKGEPGPPGPPGPPGPPGPPGKRRGKAQLQENVYSNKCTGETCAVPNDDTLAGKAEDRPSDHSKKAECVITSVGSPVHFVSVQQTFGTWMREPANVSDERIWLTMHFSGNSIKEYENSNALLNDTYRIINITGFFYGCGHAVQNNHLYYQKGGTNVILKLGLDKASLGTLLIENALYHGRNYLFSNSKTYFNVAVDEKGLWIIYASSTDETIIVAHIDEETFSIIRHINTTYPKSKAGNAFIACGIMYVTDTKDMTVSFAFDLLKEKQIDARFELRSSQSVLAMLSYSLRDKNLYTWENGSLMVYPVHFGG; from the exons ATGGTGGATTTATGTAACAGCACAAAAGGGATATGCTTAACAG GCCCCCCAGGTCCCCCAG GGCCCCCTGGGCTCGATGGACTGCCCGGCTACAATGGCTCGGATGGAGCCCCGGGTGTCCCAGGCCAAAAGGGAGAACCAGGACTaaatggaaaaagaggaaaaatgg gTGTGCCAGGACCAAAAGGTGAtcaaggagagaaaggagaaccTGGAGAAATAGGTTTACCTGGCAAGGATGGTATGCCTGGTGTAAAAGGTGCAAGAggagcaaagggagaaaagggggaTGCAAACAATGATGTGATATTGGAAG GTGCAAAAGGTGAACCTGGACCACCAGGCCCTCCTGGGCCTCCTGGACCCCCAGGGCCTCCAGGAAAACGTAGAGGTAAAGCACAGCTTCAGGAGAACGTGTACAGCAACAAATGCACAG GTGAGACGTGTGCTGTGCCAAATGATGATACCTTGGCTGGAAAAGCTGAAGACAGACCCTCCGATCATTCCAAAAAAGCTG AGTGTGTCATAACATCTGTAGGAAGTCCTGTTCACTTTGTCAGCGTACAGCAAACGTTTGGAACGTGGATGCGGGAACCTGCAAATGTGAGCGATGAAAGGATTTGGCTTACCATGCACTTCTCAG GAAACTCTATAAAAGAATATGAGAATTCCAATGCCTTGCTGAATGACACCTACAGGATCATTAACATCACAGGGTTCTTTTACGGTTGTGGTCACGCAGTACAAAACAATCATCTGTACTACCAAAAGGGAGGAACCAATGTCATTCTGAA actTGGGCTTGATAAAGCATCGCTGGGCACGCTGCTCATTGAGAATGCCTTGTATCATGGCCGTAACTACCTCTTTTCTAACTCGAAGACGTATTTCAATGTAGCAGTGGATGAAAAAGGACTCTGGATTATATATGCCTCAAGCACTGATGAAACTATAATAGTAGCACACATTGATGAAGAAACATTCTCGATCATTCGGCATATCAATACCACATATCCTAAGTCCAAAGCTGGTAATGCATTCATAGCATGTGGAATTATGTATGTTACTGACACTAAGGACATGACAGtaagttttgcttttgatttactgaaagaaaagcagattgaTGCAAGGTTTGAATTACGATCTTCACAGTCTGTTCTTGCTATGCTTTCATACAGTCTAAGAGATAAGAATTTGTATACATGGGAGAATGGGAGTTTAATGGTATATCCAGTACATTTTGGTGgatga